aattaCGACCCAATAGGGCACCTCGCGTTCACGCCGTGCACTTTTTTCGTATACTCAAAGCGTATCCCGCCCCCGATGAATGCAAAACAAGAGCGCGTAGCCGGCGAAAAGTCCATAAATCACGATAAATATGCACGTGTTCCCTCTCATGTAGGCCTAAACGAAAACTATTAACGCGCGAACGTTTATTCAAATGCGAAGTTGCGCGCAGGGGGGCGAGAGCGACGATCttctcggctgctgctgctgctgctgctgcagtgccCGCGCGGGAGTTTTGCATATGTCCGCATTCTGCACGCTTTTGTACTTCTGTGTGCGGCTTACGATTCTCATCTCTATTTTCGATTGATCCACTTTGCCGCCATCTCTTTATTGTAATGTTATATTGACGGGATTTAGAATTATCGAATGCTGCTCCTTCCTGTTGCGACCGATGTGTTTTTGCAAATTGAGCAAGAATTATTTGTTTCGTCGATAAAGTGAAAACGCGAACCTGTCTGCGCACGATCTATATTACAGAAACAATAGCGTCAAAACAGAGATGGAGGGAGAGACCTGAGAAGAGAGGAAGATAAATACGCCGTGGCAGCAGGAGAAAAGAGTAAAAAAGGAATACGCCGTTTGGTCGGCGCTCCGGCTCACTCCCTCCGAGCACGCGAGAACTATTTTCCATTATGTCCCgggcaataaaataaaagaattgcCCTTCGCTTGTGCGAGAGTACGGGCGGGGAGAAAAAAGCGGAAAGCTAGAGAAGGGGGAAtgcaagagaaagagaggtaGAAATGAGCGAGGGAGAAGTGCGTACGCGGAATGAAATAATTAGATTATATACTAGTGGGTTAAATGCTTAATTGCGAATCGATGAAAGCTAAGCTTATATTTTGATAGGGCAAGTTGATGATCGTATATCTGTACTAGTCGAATGTACCTGTGTAGAGCGAATGAGAATCGGTGACTGTTCTCGCTGAATGCGTCGACATTGAAAATAAACTACCTCGCGTACATACTCTCAATCTTACGTGCTATTAATCTCGATGTCGTTAACGCAGGAATCGCAGCATTCGTTCGGATTTCCATTTAAAGAGAAAAACAGATTGAGCTATACGTCGATGTACAGAAACAGTGAGCCCGAAAACTATTACAAGACaaaaagagacagagagacagaacAAAACGGAGGAAAGCAAAGGGCGGACATCTGTGCGTTGCTTGTTGGGCTACGGTCGTAGAGGGGGGCGACGtaggagcgcgcgcgcgcgctcacgttTTATTAATTCACTCCCTTGTTTGGCCCGTTGCTGTACCCATTTCTTCGGCGAGGGTGGTCTGGCGCGCGCAGACTAATTGGAGAGAGCAGTCGGCCGTTCTTCGAGTGGGAGGTATAGAACGGGTGCATAGACGAACGCGGAGACAGGTGCCCGATGGATTGCGTTGCTCGGATTGTTTATTACTCTTGCCTTCAGTAATTCTGAGCGTGCGATTTAGCCATCTCTTTGAGAGTATTGGTAGCTATCTTTCCCGAGGCGGTGCGCGGCAGGGCGTCCAAAAATTTAACGCCTCCCCAGAGCTTCTTGTAGTAGCCCAGTTTAGCCGAGTGCTCGACGAGCTCGTCTTCTGTGACCTGAAAGCAGGGTTAATGCCttgttaataattaatcatattCATCGATGCAGCTAGGCTTTCAGACGATTTCAATCGATTACCTTCGATCCCGGGACTCTCTGAACGAAAGCGATGGCGTGTTCCACGTCTTCTTCGTGAGGAAATGAAGTTACACCGACTGCTAGAACGTCCGGATGTCTGAGCAGATGCTCTGTGATTTCTGAAGGGTAAATATGGTGAAAGCGGTATCTGATCACACTTTTGATTCTGTCGACTATGAAGAATTCGCCATTTTTGTCGCGATATCCTATGTCGCCGGTGTGTAGCCAACCTAAAACAAATTAatggtattatttttaatgtaagAAGCAGAAAACGCGTAATTTTCAGTTCTCATGTATACCCTCTTTATCGATCGTTTCAGCCGTGGCTTCTGGGTTGTTTTGGTAGCCGGGAGTTAGCATAGGACTTTTACAGCAAATCTCACCCTGTTCATCGAAGCCCAAAACTTGGCCCGTTTCTATTTCGACTATTTTGACCCAAGCATTTGGAACAATGTGTCCAACAGATTCGGAATTTTTACATCTCTCATTTTGCATGAATATCAAACCATGCTCCGTCATCcctgaaaaaattcatgttGGTGTAACGTCCAACTTGCTGACATAAGCGCTATCTTTCAAACGAATAAGTACCATATCCTTGATACAGGCTAATGTGCGGAAAGTCGTTACGGAATTGCTCCGCGGTATCCTGACCTAATTTGGATGCACTGACAAATACGCGATTCAGCGAACCAAGCTTGTACCTATTGGCGAACTTATGTTTACTAAAGTTGACCAGTAAATTTGGATGTCCTATTACTGTATTAATCTGAAAGGAGCCGATGTGTGTcatataaaacaatattttttcaacgtCAAAACGACAGACATGTAACTTACCTTATGCTCTTCGATGAGCTGACAGATTCTTTCAAAATCATAGCTTTTCTCACAAATAATTACTttgttttttcgaaaaacgGTAGAGAGCGTGTAGACTGTGGAAACTATCCAGTACGGGACCGAATACCAAAGTATTACATCATTTGGCCTGATAACGACTTTTGCATTGGTCAAAATGATATTCAATAAAGATTGATAAGTCATCGTGACGCATTTTGGTGCACCACTGGTTCCAGACGAAAACAACAAACCGGCTATTTGAGTTGATGGATCCTCAATTTTTTGAACAGCAAACCGATCTACGTCTTCCTCCTTTGATGCCTGGATCAAATCATCTATCATTTCTTTATTGGGAAAGTCCTCGTAAGTAACGATTTTTACATCTAGATTTTCCAATTTTGCGGCCTTTTCGATCGTGTCGATCATGTTGGAGCATACAAACATGACTTTTGGCCGAGTTAGTTTGAATGCATAACGCGCTGATTCTAAAATTAATCATAATTGCAAATTGTTAGtttgttttatttaagttgtagaacattttttcattttcatttaccTAACGTAAATTCGTGATGCCAAGGATTGTAAACTGCGCCAACGTAGAGAATCGCATAATTAACTACATAATTATTCAGACAGTTGGAAGAACATATTGTTATGACATCTCCGGATCCTATTCCTTGTTGTTGGAACCAAAGTGCTAATCGAATGCTTTTGTCTTTTATTTGTGCGTAAGTCATTTGCCTTCCAGATTCAGACTCCGTCTTGacgaaaaataataagttatTTATCCGCAAGTTTGAGAGAAATTTGTACAATAAGTGTCATCATTACCCATCCTGTATAATCTCCATATTTGTGGAAAATATCGAGGAGTATTTGGCCGATGCTTTGGTTTTGTACACCGTAATCAATTTTAGCACCTTTCACGATGTTTTTTTCAGTGGTGAAATCGTCCGCATCCtcatcaagaaaaaaaagttgaagtTACTTcagttattaaataataatattgttgttATATCACTTACCTTTTCACACTGCATAAAAATATCCATTAGGTTTGTACAACAGTTTAGTTGTTTCTAAGAAATGGCGATTGtatacaaattaattatatatgctaaaaattaattagttTATTAAGCTAGCATCTATTATTAATGAGTAAATAAaacgataaattatttaaactataCGTACGTGCATAAAGTTCCAGGTTATTGTATACTGTTAAGTGAGTTTCACAGCTTTCAATAGTATGACTAGTTTATCACAGTTTCCAATTCTGCTCGGTGGCCTTAATACGCAAGTAGGTAACTCGAAACTTGAAGCAAGTTAGAAAAATTATGCACAATATCCATGCAACTTAATTATTATCTTCTTATCTTATAATGCTGACGATGTTTTATAGCAGGCTCTAGTAACTTGATGGTATGTgcactaaataaaactgataCAAAATTACGTAAGCATACATGTATTTTTCCATATAATATTCGTTTGAATACTCATTAATTATCAAAGACAAATCAAAGCAAATTAatgtattaaataaatatactgtatacttGTTCGTCATTTTATTCTGCATCATAGATTATAAACTTGAAAATGGTTGGAAATTAAGGGGCTGTCGGAGCGAACTTTACTGATTGTGACCTCACCTCGTGGTGCTCATTATTTGCTTTTAATATACTTCAAAtcaaggaaaattaaattgatgATTGTTCCATATCGTGTAAGTGACCTCGAAACACAgagtttttaacgatttaatgattaaaaaactttatatcaTGAAATATTGCACGAGAAAATGACGCTCATTTTCCAGATTCTCACTTTTATCCTCGCCTTTACCTCGTGCCGTAGTTCTCATTGTTTGTCTAAATTACACATTGGTGTACATATTCAAGCGCTTGTAAatgtacaattttataatacgCACCTCGGAACACTGCGTTTATGTGCGATAAATAAGTGTATGTACTTATTAGTTATGatccaaaatattttagaCGTTAGGAAAACCAGAACATTTCGACCAATCAGCGTTGctccgacatccccttaacgATCGAAACCTATTGCATCGACGAATATATAGTGCgcatatttttgtaaatgcgTATATTGAAGTGCATCAgtgtgtatattataaattggTTTCAATCAAATACCCCATAACCTTAACAAAATGCATCATATATTTGACTGAACGTATGCATATATACAGCATTTAGTTTCTTGATAATCACCTGCGCTTATTATATGAATGGATCCTACGTGTGCGAATTAATTAAAAGCgattttaaagaaaacacGATAACAAAACGTTGTTAGCGTCTTACTTACGTAAACTGCAAATTTTTAGAGTATGTGTCAGCTGCGCTTCCGTCAACTCTCGACTGAGGCAGGTCTTTCGGGGATTATGCCGCACCTTTCTTGCCTCAGCAATGCTTAAAAAATGCACTCCGCAAAGTAGCGACGATCTGCGACAATCGCGACTGAAGTGACGATTCAATCGCGTTTTTCCTCGACGCCTGTCTTATGTTATTATACTCGCGTTATGCATAGAAAAAGACTGATCCGCTCGATGCACTATGCTTTAATCGGGTTTGTCGTGTCCTGTAATCGGAGCAGTTCGACCGCCTTCGGGTAAGATCGGCTATTTTTTCACTTGTACGTCTTCATCTGTTTCGGCGAGACTggcctctcactctctctttctcgccaCAGCTGACGCGCAAATCCTGCGTGTATTCGTCTCCGTCTCTTTTACCTATACATAAGCACTGCGTCCGCCTTGATAGTGTGCGTGTGTTACCTAACGCTAAGCTTGCGTACATGCAGACGCGCCATCTGTACTAACACTAATATTTGatattgtaattttatacTTGCGAATAAGTATATGAGCAAATCCACGAGTGAGCGGAAACAACTCGGGTGTTGGAAGTTGAGAATTTTAAATTGAGGGTACACCTACTAGaccacttttttttcattctttggGCCATCTGGAATGAGAAAATGCGCGCGTGCATGGCCGATCGTTTGCCAAACTTTTTTGCGGGGCACttgaaattctcttatgggaatttaacacggggaaaatGAGCGAAAACCAGAAAATTGCCACTTTTTGTCTGGAGGCGCAATCCCAAAATGTGTTTTAATAGAGTCAAAGTATTAgcaaaaagaattaatttgagggctgATAGGTGTGTCCTCAAATTGAAATTCTCAACTTCCAACACCCGAGTTGTTTCCACTCGCTCGTGGATTTGCTCATATAACAACCGCTAGAGTATTTTGTTGCACTTCGAGATTACTACGCATTAGCAAAGAATAATATAGCTATCTATTGTATAGATAATTCTTTGCAAATGAATAGTAATGCTAatttccaaaaatatacagtaAGTCTaacattttcgaaaataaagtattatcaGAAATTCATTTTAGAGTGtttcctttatttttaatatgaaGTATTTTACGTTGACATATCGTGGTCAACTTGTAGCTAGAAATGCTCCATGAGGTCAAAAGTTAGCTGCAATtgaaaatgcggaaaaatcatGCAAATTGCGGGATTTTTCAAAGTCAAGAAATTTATATCTTTTTTCATGGTTTTtccgcattttcaattgtgcgtaacttttgaccaaatcaagcatttttaacgcatttttttttaaattgaagctcttttcccGTATACTCTCTTCCtaccgtaatacattttctgtttgtgcccttatgcattaggtacatgccgttgaacaatggctatttttcgacgaatttaaAGAGCCTAGAAAACAGTATCACGAGGGactttttcgatgttggaacgtggttttgcatggttctaaacatgtacaataagaaaaaaagttgcgggattgtgccccaacatttgtttttttcggtttctccaaccagaaaatggcattttacccgtagaattccccatatacgTATTATAATTGCgttaattatacaaaaatttaaagttAGAAAAGGTCAGTGTATACCCGCGCAAAGGGCGCGTATTACAACGACACCCAATAATCTGACTTAGTCCAAAAACGGCCACCGAACCAACGCCAGCGATAACTGTTGCTCTGCTCCGTCACGACCCTGGCTCTCATATTGGCGAGTCGCCAGGAGCGATCACTCCTCATCGACTTATAGCCTATTATCCTGCCTCTTACGCGTGCATGTGTCCTCGTCGCGTCGCGAGCGACTCCAAATACAAGTGCGGTTCTTCGGCTGCTATCCTAATGCCGGTACCTATACATGCAGCTATATAACCTAACACGCATGTCTACGTAcgagcgtgcgcgcgtgtgtgtacagcgTAACTGTAAGTGCATTCAGTCGAGGCGGTCATCTGTGAAACACATTTAGCTTGTTGGCACACACAAACGCGACGGGGTATGCAGTATACACTACGCTCGCGGCGATTCTCCGCCGGCTACCCCTCCCCCTTTTTGCGCTTCGCTGAGTTTCGCTGCGTGACGCGTTTATAGTTTCGGTCCGTCTCTGTCTGTCGCTTTTACGAATGGTGGACGAGACCGAGTGGGATCCGGCATTGCACGCTGCACCAGTGTGTGCGCTTTTTTGGAACCTATAGGTTTGATTGATTTTCCTACGAGTgattgattcttttttttgccAATTTGACCAAGTTggcgtttttaaaattactagCAAGATCAATGCGCGCTCTGCtttatattaaacatttttataggttagaaACAAACTTTCACGCGCGTCCCGCCATCTATCTCGTAATTTTATTGGACAATCGACGACCAATCAGAGAATGAATAGAATAAtgattcctctcttttttagaGTAGAGAAGATAGAAATAGaatacaataaaaatgcaATCGAAATGGCAACACGACTTTCGGTTGCATAAGTACACATTGTTCAAACAAGTATGCTATTATCGCACGGAACGTCATCCTCTATTTTTCGCCCAGCAACGCAACTCGGCGCAGAGAGCAATCTTGCAGCGGCGTATCATTAGGGGATTAAGGTGCAGGCCGCCGTTCCGCTTTCCGGTCCCTCTCTCCATTATTTTTCGCCCCTCTACTTTGCCCTCTCACCGACGAGGGCAAAAAAGGAATCAAGTCGACGGTAATTGCCGACAAATCGTCGTAATAACGAGCGAGAAAGAACGAGAAGCCCGGCTTTGCGGCGGTTCGAAGTTGCACGAGTGAGATGAAGGAACCTCTGGCTCGTAGAGCCTTACACCGACGGTCggcttttgttttttgatCCAAAGAGTTGAGAGCAACCGCCACATTATTTCACTTCTGCTGGAATTGATTCTTAATGCTACGCGGAAAACAATAGGTATTGCTGAACGGCAGTTGAttgactttttttttgctcaaCCTTGCAGGATTCGTACAATGATATAAGTATGAAAATACATATTGTTGTTTCTCATTCGACGCTAGTTTTAATTCACAACATGAGCCACTATCTGTAAATTATACCGTCAACAATTATTCGTTTACATATTGTTTTGATATTATGTGTGAACATCGCTTTCGCCCTCTGCATTTTCTCGACTAGTTATAGCGTCATTCATAATATCTGACATTTACTTATAACAATGATAATGCCAATATCTATGAAAAGTGAAAGTGTATTATAGGTGTACAGAAAGAAAGTAAGCATAAGCATGTGTAATCATATGCCCAAATAACTGCCAGTGCAAGTAACGAGTAAACCGCTTCACCAgcaattcgagaaaaaaatcaatcaacaATTTAAAGCAATATAATCCACCATCAAGTGGGATTTTCCAATTATTCCACTTCTTGTTCACCTATAAGGCCCGAATCCCTATTAACTGCTCGTCGAGCAAACAAACATCATCGATCGTCATTGACTCGAGTCGCCGTGAGTTTGATCGAAGTATCATAATATTGTGCTCGCTTGTATCGCATGCTAAAACTGGCCGAGCATCCAGGAAAATGCGGGCGCATATCTTTACTGCGCCGGATAAAGCGTCGATTTACGCTTCAACGGACTCGCAGCCGAGTGAGCAATCCTCTTAACcgccaatatatatatacacacatacacaatgCTGCGTGCTTGCCTTTTTGCGGCGCGGTTGCTCTGTTTTCTTGCGTAATCGAATTTAGCGGTTTTTCTTGTTTGATGATAATTAAAAATCTAGGGCTGAGCGAGCTAGTGGTGGAAAGATGATTCATAGTTTAAATATTATAGTATCATAAGTTGTCATGACTCACGTAtgaataactttttttcagAGGATCTATTTTTTCACAGATttctatagtaaaataatatttttgtacattatacCAATAACGAAATCACGGTTCAGATAACGGTATGCGTGAATTGCATAGTAATACACCATATCTCGTACAAATAATAAACTCAATTGCATCTCCAAAATCTCAAAACCAGTCGAATATTCTCCGCCGACTGACCCATTTCCAATGGGTAGCCACTCCACTTCCCCATCAGGAATAGCCTCTACAACAATGCTCAGCTTTATATTCCTCTCAGCATTAGATCGTCACTAGTCTCATTATACGGTCATCGTGTATACAAACACAGAGAGACACTGAGCCGTCAACAGCTGCCGCCGGAATTTCTTCCTGCACAACTGTATATAATATGAATCCCTCGGCCGAGCTTTCCCCCACTCGTGTGTCAAAACACGGAGTCATACGTAAGCGCACAGCATATCCAACATAACGTACATAATGCCGCGCCTCCGTGCTGACCTGCGCCGACGATTTATTGTCCGTATAGCTATACGCGCAGCTTCGCGAAATCATAACGGGACGCACTCACGAGTCATCAATtaccgagaaagagagaagagaacgaATCGGAGGCAGATGCGCGCGAAGGAGCCCCTGCGCGCGTGCTCTCGAACGAAAATATACCGAGGCTCCTCCCTCTGTGTTTTCACTCGGGAGTACGAGAGCTTGTGTCGAGTGTACAGCTCGAGTTTCCCTATTTTCGATTATTTCGAGAGATGGCTGTTTTGTCAACGTGCCGACGATGGCTTGATTTATATGCTGATGTAGTTGTATGTAGTTATTTTCGAGTCCCCAAGTGATTGAATGCGATCTTGACTTTGCGAATTTTCGGGGTGATTGTgagaaaaataaggaaaatgtTTGAGATTACATTCAATGGTTCGTGTATAATCAAGGCGAGATAGCGCATAACCAAGTTTGCAACCTCCCGACTAAAATAGCCATTGTCACGCGGGAATGTCCCGTGCGCGTAGATAAGCGATAGCCTCTTATTAAATTATCTGACCACAGGAAATAGTCTGCGATAGTCCTAATAACGCGTTAATGTGACGCCAGCGCTACCGGTTCCGATATACTGCCTCGTCTCTTGTGCAGACTTGGGTTTTTATTTCCATCAAGTGGCTTTCATgcattattcaaaaataaacggTTGATCAgacaataattttgtatcgCTTTAGCGCAAGTTGATAAGCGCATTTCTTGGCCAACCGTAGATGAAAAAGATAACTCTACCTTGGCACTTTCATTTTTAGCAATGAAAAGAGCAAAAAACCGTTTGACAGGCAGCCTGCGTGGGAACGTCGAGGATAATGTACATAGTCGGTCGTTTCTTCTCTCATCTTGGGGCGCGTGTAGGTCTTCTTATAAGAATTCCGTCGTGTAGGCTATCGCCTTACATCGATCGCGGACTTGTCTCAAAACGACGTAATTACTCCTGTTGCAGAGCGGCTTCGCGAAGCAAAAGGCGAACAGAGCCTGCCCTTTCGCACGAGTATGCCAAATTCAAGTATATTGTCTTTGAAACCGAGTTTTTATACTTTCATTTTgataatcaaataaaattaatttttttatttttattctatcTGTGAAAATTTAATAACGCACAAGATTGATAACTTTTAATAATTCCCTACAGTCGTTATACAATGAAAATACCTTGAAAATTGACGTCGGCACGAATGAAAATTAAATGTAAACAATGAACTACGACGACAATTCCTAAAGCCCAGTAAAATTCCCGTCGACCCCCCGCAGAGGAACCACCACCTCATTACTTCACCTCGACAAACTAAATTTGTCCCTCCTGTTTGCTCGTCGGCTTTCGCTCCGCAATCCCAATATCGACGATCCCGATTCTCCCAAAGCGGATCCGCTAGGTATAGGATACGGCAGAACATCGGCTTCGTTCCGCGACGGGACGGAAGCGAGGCGAGCGATAAGCGAACGAGAGCGCCTGCGGCACCAGGGGCGTCGACTCCCGTCGCGACGGCGACACGGGGCGCAGCGCATGCTAATATTCACCGCGACGCGGGTGTCCCTGCGACGACTTGCTCCCGACGGCGTAATTTACCG
The sequence above is drawn from the Nasonia vitripennis strain AsymCx chromosome 4, Nvit_psr_1.1, whole genome shotgun sequence genome and encodes:
- the LOC100121265 gene encoding luciferin 4-monooxygenase isoform X1, with the translated sequence MHKQLNCCTNLMDIFMQCEKDADDFTTEKNIVKGAKIDYGVQNQSIGQILLDIFHKYGDYTGWTESESGRQMTYAQIKDKSIRLALWFQQQGIGSGDVITICSSNCLNNYVVNYAILYVGAVYNPWHHEFTLESARYAFKLTRPKVMFVCSNMIDTIEKAAKLENLDVKIVTYEDFPNKEMIDDLIQASKEEDVDRFAVQKIEDPSTQIAGLLFSSGTSGAPKCVTMTYQSLLNIILTNAKVVIRPNDVILWYSVPYWIVSTVYTLSTVFRKNKVIICEKSYDFERICQLIEEHKINTVIGHPNLLVNFSKHKFANRYKLGSLNRVFVSASKLGQDTAEQFRNDFPHISLYQGYGMTEHGLIFMQNERCKNSESVGHIVPNAWVKIVEIETGQVLGFDEQGEICCKSPMLTPGYQNNPEATAETIDKEGWLHTGDIGYRDKNGEFFIVDRIKSVIRYRFHHIYPSEITEHLLRHPDVLAVGVTSFPHEEDVEHAIAFVQRVPGSKVTEDELVEHSAKLGYYKKLWGGVKFLDALPRTASGKIATNTLKEMAKSHAQNY
- the LOC100121265 gene encoding luciferin 4-monooxygenase isoform X2 — translated: MDIFMQCEKDADDFTTEKNIVKGAKIDYGVQNQSIGQILLDIFHKYGDYTGWTESESGRQMTYAQIKDKSIRLALWFQQQGIGSGDVITICSSNCLNNYVVNYAILYVGAVYNPWHHEFTLESARYAFKLTRPKVMFVCSNMIDTIEKAAKLENLDVKIVTYEDFPNKEMIDDLIQASKEEDVDRFAVQKIEDPSTQIAGLLFSSGTSGAPKCVTMTYQSLLNIILTNAKVVIRPNDVILWYSVPYWIVSTVYTLSTVFRKNKVIICEKSYDFERICQLIEEHKINTVIGHPNLLVNFSKHKFANRYKLGSLNRVFVSASKLGQDTAEQFRNDFPHISLYQGYGMTEHGLIFMQNERCKNSESVGHIVPNAWVKIVEIETGQVLGFDEQGEICCKSPMLTPGYQNNPEATAETIDKEGWLHTGDIGYRDKNGEFFIVDRIKSVIRYRFHHIYPSEITEHLLRHPDVLAVGVTSFPHEEDVEHAIAFVQRVPGSKVTEDELVEHSAKLGYYKKLWGGVKFLDALPRTASGKIATNTLKEMAKSHAQNY